The following proteins are co-located in the Sporolactobacillus pectinivorans genome:
- a CDS encoding class II aldolase/adducin family protein, which translates to MLEHLKKDVCEISKKAQREGLCKHKSGNFSARDPKSGLFVFTPSGVDRELLTPRDLVVVDKNVHVIENLSNLKPTSELLMHLRVYEERPDVHAVVHTHSMYATSFAVLSKTIPAIVYELQALGAKRGYVPVAPYGRPGTYELADHVAETLKDSDVALMEKHGSIGAGKDIYDAYLKVNYLEELAQMYYNVLTVRGGQEPDVLPKSEIAEWAYPKEVIFS; encoded by the coding sequence TTGCTGGAACATTTGAAAAAAGATGTGTGTGAGATTTCTAAAAAGGCGCAGCGTGAAGGGTTGTGCAAACACAAATCGGGCAACTTCAGCGCACGGGATCCCAAAAGCGGTCTGTTTGTTTTTACACCGTCAGGCGTGGATCGTGAATTATTAACCCCACGGGATCTGGTCGTCGTTGATAAAAATGTCCATGTAATTGAAAACTTATCTAACCTGAAGCCGACAAGTGAACTGTTGATGCATCTCAGAGTATACGAAGAACGTCCTGATGTGCATGCGGTGGTGCACACCCATTCAATGTACGCCACATCGTTCGCTGTCCTAAGCAAGACCATTCCGGCGATCGTCTACGAATTGCAGGCATTGGGGGCTAAAAGGGGCTATGTTCCTGTTGCTCCGTATGGTCGCCCGGGGACCTATGAACTTGCCGATCATGTTGCCGAGACGCTGAAAGATTCAGATGTGGCGCTGATGGAGAAACACGGGAGTATCGGCGCCGGCAAGGACATCTATGACGCGTACCTCAAAGTAAATTATCTCGAAGAACTGGCTCAGATGTATTACAACGTCCTGACGGTAAGAGGCGGACAGGAACCGGATGTGCTGCCGAAATCGGAAATTGCGGAATGGGCCTATCCGAAAGAAGTCATTTTTTCGTAA
- a CDS encoding Ig-like domain-containing protein, giving the protein MKKINSGIILLLTFLMILFPAPSAVLAAGSAATVSHPVLISNESPNGNLSENVAGYIAGVQHVAGEKIVRGDLDQIRPQRKINRNEILKNKSDVALKTVQKPITSRKFWIYDFNNYNSRQINATLKYQGQHTNLWENGNELSAADLDKLGTVFDQTIYPLDTQTFGSPSNVDGDGKINILCYDISGGSGEALTAGYFDPNDLTAMPDSNHSELLYIDSGASMGDAGHKDLSNALTTMAHEFQHLINYNQKVLVQKHQEMDTWMNEGLAMAAEQIYSEKIHSGQVLQDRIDYYNDDPSASISSGQSLVYWDYAGDDLANYSLSYLFFQYLRIQCGQGNAVYKQVIDDPHSNYLAIQDVIQRYINPKITFGEFMTDFRFALYLNKRSGLYGFHGEAGFQSIKKRVYNVKSGFPKLRGGGAIVAANSASVNLATKGVDVTYTNLASTDQTVPARPLAGRVTDKSQAVSGTTEANATVIITSGGKILAEGRTGASGWFTLPIKKQKGNSVLDIFAEDAAGNVGTSDVVRVADLTPPARPTVYHFSNRQLSVTGKAEPGSRVMITLGKKTLGSATTSSKGYFSVRLAKKQQAGEHLAAYATDQSANRSAACYFIVTR; this is encoded by the coding sequence ATGAAAAAAATAAACAGCGGGATCATTCTTTTGCTTACCTTTTTGATGATTCTCTTTCCGGCCCCTTCAGCGGTTTTGGCAGCCGGAAGTGCCGCAACCGTTTCTCATCCGGTTCTGATCAGCAATGAATCGCCGAATGGTAATTTATCGGAGAACGTAGCCGGCTATATAGCCGGTGTTCAGCATGTCGCCGGTGAAAAGATCGTCAGAGGCGATCTTGATCAGATCCGTCCGCAAAGGAAAATCAACCGGAACGAAATATTAAAAAACAAGAGTGATGTGGCTCTGAAAACGGTCCAGAAGCCAATCACTTCCCGGAAATTCTGGATTTATGATTTCAATAATTACAACAGCAGGCAGATCAATGCCACACTTAAATATCAAGGCCAACATACAAATTTATGGGAGAATGGCAATGAGCTGTCGGCCGCCGATCTGGACAAATTAGGAACAGTCTTTGATCAAACGATTTATCCGCTGGATACCCAAACTTTTGGCAGCCCCTCCAATGTGGATGGGGATGGCAAAATCAATATATTATGCTATGACATCAGCGGCGGGTCAGGTGAAGCGTTGACTGCAGGCTACTTTGATCCCAATGATCTGACTGCCATGCCGGATTCCAATCACTCCGAGTTGCTTTATATTGATTCCGGCGCTTCGATGGGGGATGCCGGACATAAAGATCTCAGTAATGCGCTGACGACGATGGCTCATGAATTTCAGCATTTAATCAACTATAACCAGAAGGTTCTGGTGCAAAAGCATCAGGAGATGGATACATGGATGAATGAGGGGCTTGCGATGGCAGCCGAACAGATTTACTCTGAGAAGATTCATTCCGGACAGGTGCTTCAGGATCGAATTGATTATTACAATGATGATCCATCCGCATCGATTTCCTCGGGACAGTCTCTTGTTTACTGGGATTATGCTGGTGACGATCTTGCCAATTATTCTTTGTCTTATTTATTTTTTCAGTACTTGAGGATCCAGTGCGGGCAGGGGAATGCCGTTTATAAACAGGTGATTGATGATCCGCACAGCAATTATCTCGCCATTCAGGATGTGATTCAGCGTTACATTAATCCGAAGATAACTTTTGGTGAATTCATGACGGACTTTCGGTTCGCATTGTATCTGAATAAACGTTCGGGATTGTACGGATTTCATGGGGAAGCGGGCTTCCAATCGATCAAGAAAAGAGTCTATAATGTCAAATCTGGTTTTCCGAAGCTCAGGGGTGGCGGTGCGATTGTTGCGGCAAATTCGGCATCTGTGAATTTGGCAACTAAGGGTGTAGATGTAACGTATACGAATCTTGCTTCGACTGACCAGACAGTGCCGGCACGTCCGCTGGCAGGCCGGGTGACGGACAAGAGCCAGGCTGTGTCCGGCACAACCGAGGCGAACGCGACCGTTATCATTACTTCGGGCGGAAAAATACTGGCCGAGGGAAGAACTGGTGCCTCCGGATGGTTCACGCTGCCGATTAAGAAACAAAAGGGAAATTCGGTGCTTGATATTTTTGCTGAAGACGCTGCCGGAAATGTTGGTACATCGGACGTAGTCAGGGTTGCCGATTTAACACCGCCGGCACGTCCGACCGTCTATCATTTTTCCAATCGGCAGCTGTCGGTCACTGGAAAAGCAGAGCCAGGTTCAAGGGTTATGATCACATTGGGAAAGAAGACGCTTGGATCGGCCACAACGAGCAGCAAGGGGTATTTTTCCGTGCGCCTTGCCAAAAAACAGCAAGCGGGGGAACATCTTGCGGCTTATGCAACGGATCAGTCCGCAAACAGAAGTGCTGCATGCTATTTCATTGTAACCCGGTAA
- a CDS encoding PTS sugar transporter subunit IIA translates to MTNEDSQEFEVFFKQNLVFRDVEYPDVSTFFRRIADLLEAKGYVQPTFYQAIAEREANYPTGLQTASVGVAIPHADPVNLKKPFISVVRPKDPIEFSPMGGSQNDPKVKASIIFVLGVTRDGLQVKVLQKLMAMLSDERLTKALLHAESDRRILEIIERFFIDTKASVS, encoded by the coding sequence ATGACCAATGAGGATTCTCAGGAATTTGAAGTTTTTTTTAAGCAGAATTTGGTTTTCCGCGATGTTGAATATCCCGATGTGTCAACTTTTTTCAGAAGAATTGCGGATCTTCTGGAAGCAAAAGGGTATGTGCAGCCGACCTTTTATCAAGCGATTGCCGAGCGGGAAGCAAATTACCCGACAGGCCTTCAAACTGCTTCTGTCGGTGTGGCCATCCCGCATGCGGATCCGGTAAATTTAAAAAAACCGTTTATTTCAGTAGTCCGTCCCAAAGATCCAATTGAATTTTCGCCGATGGGAGGCTCTCAGAATGACCCCAAAGTCAAAGCTTCAATTATCTTTGTGCTTGGGGTCACACGGGATGGCCTTCAGGTGAAAGTGCTTCAGAAACTGATGGCTATGCTTTCGGATGAGCGTTTGACAAAGGCTTTGCTTCACGCCGAAAGTGACAGGAGAATACTTGAGATTATTGAAAGATTTTTTATCGACACAAAGGCGTCAGTCAGCTGA
- a CDS encoding GNAT family N-acetyltransferase, producing the protein MRHLAVIDGGKELLDAVQPLWEKLNNHHKNLSTHFSYKFECFTFEKRKQKFLEPGRDVNINLILDKDNNTYIGYCICTIDKDKCGEIDSLFIEKDYRKYGFGAELMNRSIAWLENHKAQTIIIGVCEGNENALDFYQKFGFYKKTYILERK; encoded by the coding sequence ATGAGACACTTAGCAGTGATTGATGGTGGAAAAGAGTTGCTTGATGCTGTACAGCCCCTATGGGAGAAACTAAACAACCACCATAAAAATCTTTCAACCCATTTTTCATATAAATTTGAGTGCTTCACTTTTGAAAAGCGAAAACAAAAGTTCTTAGAACCTGGTCGTGATGTAAACATAAATTTAATTTTAGATAAGGACAATAATACCTATATTGGTTATTGTATTTGTACCATCGATAAGGACAAATGCGGGGAGATTGATTCCCTATTCATTGAAAAGGACTATCGCAAATATGGGTTTGGCGCTGAACTCATGAATCGATCGATAGCTTGGTTAGAAAATCATAAAGCACAAACCATTATTATAGGTGTGTGTGAAGGCAACGAGAACGCTTTAGATTTTTATCAGAAATTTGGCTTTTATAAAAAGACGTATATTTTAGAGCGAAAATAA
- a CDS encoding PTS sugar transporter subunit IIB: MAKIIVACGSGVATSQTVASKINKLLSEKKIKSAVEAVDIKSLDKFIKDADVYVSIVRTKKDYHIPVINGIAFLTGMGQDKEFEKLVDAIKKADAHKVR, translated from the coding sequence ATGGCAAAGATAATTGTAGCTTGCGGTTCAGGAGTGGCTACCTCTCAGACAGTGGCATCGAAGATTAACAAATTGCTCAGTGAAAAAAAGATAAAATCAGCGGTTGAGGCTGTCGATATTAAATCACTGGATAAGTTTATCAAGGATGCGGATGTCTATGTGTCGATCGTAAGAACTAAGAAGGATTACCACATTCCTGTAATTAACGGCATCGCATTTTTAACAGGCATGGGGCAGGATAAAGAATTTGAAAAATTAGTCGATGCCATCAAAAAAGCTGACGCGCACAAAGTCAGATAA
- a CDS encoding phospholipase C has translation MIRLKLKKKWTAGLIAAMLVATGGYFALPDAQTLAAKSAPQLSNSYSYVKYQGSTTTPIKHVVVIFQENISFDHYFGTYPHALNPKGEPAFHAAPDTPTVNGLSSSLLTNNPNGVNPQRLDRTQAVTSGNDHSYTNEQKAANGGQMNQFVAYGGHGATNVMNYYDGNTVTGLWNYAQHNALNDNSFGTSYGPSSPGALNLISGQTHGAVPYTANATAGGQKISSGVVSGLVNNGTLYNDIDPYFDNTSKGNTVAMTGKNVGNMLNDKHITWGWFEGGFHSAGEQHKNVGGVNSTDYIPHHEPFQYYQSTANQNHVAPSTASMIGKTDQANHQYDLTDFWTAAKSGNLPSVSFLKAPAYQDGHSGYSDPLDEQTFLTNTINNLEQLSSWKDTAVIIAYDDSDGWYDHVMPPLVNGSNDPTADALNGPGVAGQVKPGAYFDRAGYGPRLPLLVISPYAKSNFVDNTLTDQSSILRFIEDNWGLGGIGDQSFDAMAGSLENMFDFTDHGNNKPLYLNPGTGLVESKAAAKKQGTDYLKTLYEDAGVTLPKEISK, from the coding sequence ATGATCAGGCTCAAGTTAAAGAAAAAGTGGACGGCCGGTTTGATTGCCGCCATGCTGGTTGCGACCGGCGGTTACTTTGCTTTGCCGGATGCCCAGACATTGGCTGCAAAATCAGCGCCCCAGCTCAGTAACAGCTATTCCTACGTTAAGTATCAGGGAAGTACGACCACGCCGATCAAACATGTTGTCGTCATTTTTCAGGAGAATATCTCATTTGATCATTATTTTGGGACCTATCCGCATGCCCTGAATCCAAAGGGCGAACCTGCTTTCCATGCCGCGCCGGATACGCCGACTGTCAACGGCTTGAGTTCCTCACTTCTGACGAATAATCCCAATGGGGTAAATCCGCAGAGACTGGACCGCACGCAGGCAGTCACGAGCGGCAATGATCACAGTTACACAAATGAGCAGAAGGCAGCTAACGGCGGTCAGATGAATCAATTTGTTGCTTATGGGGGACATGGTGCAACGAACGTCATGAATTATTATGATGGAAACACAGTCACCGGATTATGGAATTATGCGCAGCATAACGCTTTGAATGATAACTCATTTGGGACAAGCTATGGTCCTTCTTCACCGGGCGCTCTGAATCTTATTTCCGGTCAGACTCACGGAGCAGTGCCTTATACTGCAAATGCCACTGCCGGCGGTCAAAAAATCAGCAGCGGCGTTGTCAGCGGACTGGTCAATAATGGCACGCTGTACAATGATATCGATCCTTACTTTGACAATACATCAAAAGGAAACACAGTGGCCATGACGGGCAAGAATGTCGGCAACATGCTCAATGATAAGCATATCACTTGGGGCTGGTTTGAAGGCGGTTTTCACAGCGCAGGCGAACAGCACAAGAATGTTGGCGGAGTGAATTCTACCGATTACATCCCGCATCATGAACCCTTCCAGTATTATCAATCAACAGCAAATCAAAATCATGTGGCGCCGTCTACAGCTTCGATGATTGGAAAGACGGATCAGGCGAATCACCAGTACGATCTGACCGATTTCTGGACAGCTGCAAAATCAGGCAATCTGCCTTCCGTAAGCTTCTTAAAAGCGCCTGCTTATCAGGATGGACATTCCGGCTATTCTGATCCGCTCGATGAACAGACATTTCTTACAAATACGATCAACAATCTCGAACAGCTATCATCGTGGAAAGATACTGCAGTCATCATCGCTTATGATGATTCGGACGGATGGTACGATCACGTGATGCCGCCACTCGTCAATGGGTCAAATGATCCGACGGCTGATGCGCTTAACGGGCCGGGTGTTGCCGGTCAGGTTAAACCTGGTGCTTATTTTGACCGCGCGGGTTACGGGCCTCGGCTTCCGCTCCTGGTGATCTCTCCATATGCCAAATCTAATTTTGTTGATAATACATTGACCGACCAATCCTCGATCTTGCGGTTCATTGAAGACAACTGGGGGTTAGGGGGAATAGGTGACCAATCTTTTGATGCTATGGCCGGAAGCCTGGAGAACATGTTTGATTTTACGGATCATGGAAATAACAAACCGCTCTATCTGAATCCGGGTACCGGTCTGGTTGAAAGCAAAGCTGCTGCAAAAAAGCAGGGAACGGACTATCTGAAGACACTTTATGAAGATGCAGGTGTCACACTGCCAAAAGAAATATCAAAATAA
- a CDS encoding BglG family transcription antiterminator translates to MGLEEREMIKHILAQNNPSLNEIENNLSKSKDEIVQIIHSINTILPHESIEVVDGDLSISDKCADELYGLLIGEHNLNSYDRDVELRKCLIEVELMVHQSVNSLQTLSEQFYVSRNTMFADIKQLKEELKALQLGVNYSRRTGYQIKGPEYLLRNQLVHVTRNLLKTAYGKSCLARLNFIDRKDVTKLKDKLALIEEKTQIRLTDEQVEDLPYVLAILMERIRSYPEPWNFKIEKYDIRNTLEFPVIKEELSDFSYLKEIDVLYFSLHILSSNRIESALDFSNSEEIRLAVNLFVDTLKRKLAVKFIKETDFKEKILLHIQPAIFRNILGFRVNNPLTNRFMSEHYDIFMTVADAAAPFEQIIGHELSDEEIAYLSMIVLGWLYQSEEENGATYFKAVVLCPNGTSVSKLLLENLKDMFPQIEFVGAFSFRQFEKTDMALDFIFTTIPIQNRATTIIVPPFLEPESRRELRATVSKLLKRDPGKQAKSIISAIKNLIPEDKIDLVESKLKTFFDDKSESDIKNNKAEKMWLREENISLIDDYITWQNCVAVAFTPLFSRKTVNDDYVDRTKRIFYKNYNHMLIGPKIYLPHAEPTDDTGRADIQITIFKHAVINPEGIPFNVIVGLVPSRLNNHVPLLLKLNDFFLKKESSIKMIHAETAKTVLELIEGGECVGRD, encoded by the coding sequence ATGGGACTGGAAGAACGCGAAATGATCAAGCATATTCTGGCACAAAATAACCCCAGCTTAAACGAGATTGAGAACAATTTATCGAAGAGCAAGGATGAGATCGTCCAAATCATTCATTCCATTAATACGATTCTCCCTCATGAATCTATCGAAGTGGTGGACGGTGATTTAAGCATCTCGGATAAATGTGCAGATGAGTTGTACGGTTTGCTTATCGGGGAGCATAATCTGAACTCCTATGATCGTGATGTTGAGCTGAGAAAATGCTTGATTGAAGTCGAGCTCATGGTCCATCAGAGTGTCAACTCCCTGCAAACACTGTCTGAACAGTTTTATGTCAGCAGAAACACGATGTTCGCTGATATTAAACAACTAAAGGAGGAATTGAAAGCCCTTCAACTGGGTGTGAACTATTCTCGGAGAACCGGGTATCAGATTAAAGGTCCGGAGTATCTTCTCAGAAACCAACTCGTTCATGTGACCCGGAATTTGTTAAAGACAGCCTACGGAAAGTCCTGTCTGGCCCGATTAAATTTTATCGACCGGAAAGATGTCACGAAGTTAAAAGACAAATTGGCACTCATTGAAGAAAAAACACAGATTCGTTTAACAGATGAACAGGTTGAAGATCTTCCTTATGTGTTGGCTATTCTGATGGAGCGGATACGCAGCTATCCCGAGCCGTGGAATTTTAAAATTGAGAAGTATGATATCAGGAATACTTTAGAATTTCCTGTTATCAAAGAAGAGCTCAGTGATTTCTCTTACCTGAAAGAAATCGACGTACTCTACTTTTCTTTGCACATCCTGTCATCTAACAGAATCGAATCCGCACTGGACTTTTCAAACAGTGAGGAGATCAGATTGGCCGTGAATCTATTTGTTGACACACTGAAACGTAAACTTGCCGTTAAATTTATTAAAGAAACTGATTTTAAAGAAAAAATTTTATTACACATCCAGCCGGCAATTTTCAGGAATATTCTTGGATTCCGAGTAAACAATCCTTTGACAAACAGGTTTATGAGCGAACATTATGACATTTTCATGACCGTAGCAGATGCGGCAGCTCCGTTCGAACAAATTATTGGCCATGAACTATCGGATGAAGAAATCGCTTATTTGTCAATGATCGTGCTTGGCTGGCTCTACCAGTCGGAAGAGGAAAATGGCGCAACTTATTTCAAGGCTGTCGTTCTCTGCCCCAATGGCACATCAGTTTCAAAATTATTATTGGAGAATTTGAAAGATATGTTCCCGCAGATAGAATTTGTCGGTGCATTTTCTTTCAGGCAATTCGAAAAAACAGATATGGCTCTGGACTTTATTTTCACAACAATACCGATTCAAAACCGTGCGACAACGATTATTGTTCCTCCGTTCCTTGAACCTGAGAGCAGAAGGGAGCTAAGGGCCACAGTATCGAAATTGTTAAAAAGGGATCCCGGCAAGCAGGCAAAAAGCATCATCTCAGCCATCAAGAATCTGATTCCTGAGGATAAAATTGATTTAGTCGAAAGCAAATTAAAAACTTTTTTCGATGATAAAAGCGAATCTGATATTAAAAACAATAAAGCTGAAAAAATGTGGCTCAGGGAAGAAAATATTTCATTAATCGACGATTATATCACTTGGCAGAATTGTGTTGCTGTTGCTTTTACCCCTTTATTTAGCAGAAAAACGGTTAATGACGATTATGTCGACCGAACCAAGAGAATCTTTTACAAAAATTACAACCACATGCTGATCGGCCCTAAAATTTATTTGCCGCATGCCGAACCGACGGATGACACGGGGCGTGCCGATATTCAGATTACAATCTTTAAACATGCTGTTATTAATCCGGAAGGTATCCCATTTAACGTCATAGTAGGCTTGGTCCCCTCCAGATTGAATAATCATGTGCCACTTCTGCTCAAACTGAATGATTTCTTCTTAAAAAAAGAATCGAGTATTAAAATGATACACGCCGAAACGGCAAAAACAGTGCTGGAGCTTATTGAAGGAGGTGAGTGCGTTGGTCGCGATTAA
- a CDS encoding cation-translocating P-type ATPase: MWFSKSADGVFKAFNVEPLQGLSSEEALIRLKKYGENKLKGKPAKSLAALFFSQLRDMLIYVLMGAAVVTLLIGEYADAVIILLVVLLNAVIGVFQEYKAGKAIEALKRLTVPKALVRRDGEVKELDSGELVPGDVIVLDTGRFVPADLRLVESVNLQIEESALTGESVPSEKNAEDVFSDPKTPLGDQLNMAFMSTLATYGRGEGIVVGTGMNTEIGKIARVLDEDDDDLTPLQKKLADLGKMLGYIAIAICVAIFIIALIQKRDLFEMFLTAISLAVAAIPEGLPAIVAIVLALGVTRMSRIHAIVKRLPAVETLGSVNIICSDKTGTLTQNKMTVVHTYMYRKFIDVPKGEPADTGTQDMKDMIESFVLCSDATYENDESTGDPTEVALVVLGEKYHLPKRALDSAHERIAERPFDSDRKLMSTLNREGNGFRIHTKGAIDNILKIATHARADGKVVPLTAEMKNDYLRAAEKMSDRALRVLGAAYKDTEKVLEPDEMEKDLTVLGLVGMIDPPRLEVRDAIGKAKSAGITPVMITGDHQHTAAAIAKELGISAAPNQVISGSEIDAIPDDVFNKEMNRYRVFARVSPEHKVRIVKAFQSQGNIVSMTGDGVNDAPSLKRADIGVAMGITGTDVSKGASDMILMDDNFATIVAAIEEGRNIYNNIRKSVVFLLSCNLGEIIAIFASVLFSWPVPLMPTQILWINLITDTFPAIALGVDPGDRNIMKEKPRSPKESFFAGGAALRAILGGTLIGILTLAAFYFGLNEHGFGMASKGIPEDVLTYAETMAFVVLAASQLFYALAMRHSFQSIFRIGLLSNKYLIASILFGLVLQCAVISTSFLSGAFHVQMLSLRDWSIVIALSLIPLAVNECIKAGMRIRSGK; the protein is encoded by the coding sequence ATGTGGTTTTCCAAATCGGCCGACGGGGTTTTTAAAGCGTTCAATGTTGAACCATTGCAAGGGCTTTCTTCGGAGGAAGCGCTGATTAGGCTGAAAAAATATGGAGAAAACAAGCTGAAGGGCAAACCTGCGAAGAGCCTTGCAGCGCTTTTTTTCTCCCAGCTCAGGGATATGCTCATTTATGTTCTGATGGGTGCTGCTGTCGTCACATTACTTATTGGAGAATATGCGGATGCTGTGATTATCTTGCTTGTTGTCCTATTAAATGCAGTGATCGGTGTTTTTCAGGAATACAAAGCGGGAAAAGCAATCGAGGCGCTGAAAAGGCTGACGGTCCCGAAGGCGCTGGTGCGCCGCGATGGAGAAGTCAAAGAGCTTGATTCCGGAGAGCTTGTGCCGGGCGATGTCATTGTGCTCGACACCGGACGGTTCGTTCCCGCGGATCTGCGCCTGGTTGAAAGCGTGAATTTGCAGATTGAAGAATCAGCGCTGACCGGTGAGTCGGTGCCTTCAGAGAAAAATGCGGAGGATGTTTTCAGCGATCCGAAGACGCCGCTCGGCGATCAGTTGAATATGGCATTCATGTCAACGCTGGCAACGTACGGGCGGGGCGAAGGGATTGTAGTCGGGACGGGAATGAACACGGAAATCGGGAAAATAGCTCGGGTGCTTGACGAGGATGATGATGATTTGACGCCGCTTCAGAAGAAGCTGGCTGATTTAGGAAAAATGCTGGGCTACATCGCGATCGCAATCTGTGTGGCTATTTTTATTATTGCACTGATCCAGAAGCGTGACCTTTTTGAAATGTTTCTGACCGCTATCAGTCTGGCGGTTGCCGCTATTCCGGAAGGACTTCCGGCAATTGTTGCCATCGTCCTGGCACTGGGGGTGACACGCATGTCACGTATCCACGCGATTGTCAAAAGGCTGCCGGCGGTCGAAACGCTTGGTTCTGTGAATATCATCTGCTCGGATAAAACGGGAACGCTAACCCAAAACAAAATGACTGTCGTCCACACTTATATGTACCGGAAATTCATCGATGTTCCAAAAGGGGAACCAGCAGATACCGGGACGCAGGACATGAAGGATATGATCGAGTCATTCGTTCTGTGTTCGGACGCGACATATGAAAATGATGAAAGCACGGGTGATCCGACGGAGGTGGCGTTGGTCGTTCTTGGCGAGAAATACCACCTGCCTAAAAGAGCTCTTGATTCAGCGCATGAAAGGATTGCCGAAAGGCCGTTTGATTCCGACCGGAAGCTGATGTCGACTTTGAACAGAGAAGGTAACGGGTTCCGAATTCATACCAAGGGTGCCATTGACAATATCCTGAAGATTGCGACCCATGCCCGGGCTGACGGTAAAGTTGTACCGTTGACTGCAGAGATGAAAAACGATTATCTAAGGGCGGCTGAAAAAATGTCTGATCGGGCGCTAAGGGTGCTTGGCGCGGCCTATAAAGATACGGAAAAAGTGCTTGAACCCGATGAGATGGAAAAGGATCTGACTGTGCTCGGCCTCGTTGGCATGATTGATCCGCCGAGGCTTGAAGTCCGCGACGCGATCGGAAAAGCTAAAAGTGCAGGAATCACACCGGTGATGATTACCGGGGATCACCAGCATACGGCTGCAGCCATTGCCAAGGAACTCGGCATCAGTGCAGCGCCGAATCAGGTTATTTCCGGCAGCGAAATTGACGCTATACCGGACGATGTATTTAATAAAGAAATGAACCGTTATCGCGTCTTTGCCCGCGTGTCTCCAGAGCATAAAGTCCGGATTGTCAAAGCTTTTCAATCACAAGGTAACATTGTGTCGATGACTGGCGATGGGGTGAATGACGCGCCTTCACTGAAGCGGGCGGATATCGGCGTTGCTATGGGCATTACCGGTACAGATGTGTCCAAGGGTGCCAGCGATATGATTCTGATGGATGACAATTTTGCGACGATTGTTGCTGCAATTGAAGAAGGACGCAATATTTACAATAATATCAGGAAATCAGTCGTCTTCCTGTTGTCCTGCAATCTTGGGGAAATCATAGCAATTTTTGCTTCGGTACTCTTTTCCTGGCCGGTACCGCTGATGCCAACCCAAATCCTCTGGATCAATCTGATCACCGACACTTTCCCGGCCATCGCGTTGGGCGTTGATCCCGGCGACCGGAATATCATGAAGGAAAAGCCAAGAAGCCCGAAAGAAAGCTTCTTCGCAGGCGGTGCCGCACTCAGGGCAATTTTGGGCGGAACATTGATTGGTATTCTGACACTGGCGGCTTTTTATTTCGGATTAAATGAGCATGGATTTGGCATGGCTTCAAAAGGGATTCCTGAAGATGTGCTCACTTATGCCGAAACGATGGCCTTCGTTGTGCTGGCAGCTTCCCAGCTTTTTTATGCGCTGGCCATGCGCCACTCATTTCAGTCGATTTTCAGAATCGGTTTGCTTTCCAATAAATATCTCATTGCTTCAATTCTGTTTGGACTGGTTCTGCAGTGTGCTGTCATATCAACCTCTTTTCTGTCCGGTGCCTTTCATGTGCAGATGCTGTCGCTCCGGGACTGGAGCATTGTGATCGCTCTTTCCCTTATTCCGCTTGCAGTAAATGAATGCATCAAAGCAGGAATGAGAATCAGATCAGGGAAATAA